The genomic DNA GAAACTAAAGCTTCAAAATCTTTCAATTTACTGACACAAGTGACAACAATGAAACATTATATTGCCAGTTCTTCCAATCAAGTTTTTGGTCTCAGTTTCCTGAAAGACATTGATCTCAATCATGTTCGAAGCTTTTGTCAAACATACATATTTTCTTAAGCTGGTAGACACAATACTCTTGAAATCAAAGCTTCAAAATCTTTCagtctaataaaaaaaaatggaacatCTTGCTACCAAAAAGGTTGAGAGTAGAACAACAATCTTCTGCGACTTGTCAATTTTCAAAGATCCCTAACTCATTAAATATTCAACTCGAAAGGTTCACGAGATTTCACAACCATCATgaactgaattatttttttttttactacaatgGACCTAAAAGATCTGACAAGATAGAACACAAAGAGCAGTTGGTTAAAACTTCCAACTGGTTACAATGCAGTACCTCCTCCATCCGACATAAGAGAAGCGGCAGCTGCAGCAGCGGTTGGCACAACTCCCGTGGAGATAAATGGTTTCGACAAGTGAACAAGCCTGAAACATAACATTGTTGAATTAGATCATCAAACATCAGAGTGTATATATAACATGGGGGTAAATGACAAAAATGATCTTACGGGGCGAGAAATTCGCAGAAAGATGAAACCGCAGCAGCAACTTCGCTGTAATTAACAGGTGTTGCAGGAGCTGTCACATCAACAATCTGCATCCCAGGTGTAACAGGAACTGCCTCATCTATAGCATGAACTTTAGGCATCTTATTAACCGAAGACACAGAGACGCTTATGTTGGCAGTGCGTTGGAAATGAAAGGCGAACCCGACTTTGAGAAGCTCATGGTCTAGTTTGTAACCGAGTGCATTGAACATACGCAAAGCGTTCTTGCTTACTTTACTTTCAACCATAGCTCTTACCATAACAGAGATTTGATCAGCTCCAGGACCTCTCATTGCACCTCCAACATGTTTAACAGTCCTAGAAAATTCATAAATTAGATTCCTTTGGATGAAGCAacaacaaggagaagaaggagatgtaCCATGTGGGCTCTGGTTGATCAAGATCACATAGAAGCCTAACTTCAGAGGACACATTtcctgagaaaaaaaaaaggggaaagatTTCACAATGTGGATTTTATTATGATTCATACATAGGATGCTTAGTTCAATATGTGTGAATTTTAAGGGAGTTACCAAGACTTGGGCCGCTTTTCAAACAAAGCTCATGAACTCTCAGACGTTCGCGTTGAACACCACAGAGACCTTGAAGAAGAATCTCAAGTGCTTCAACATGCTGcaaaaattgagagagagagagagagaaaaaaaaaacaaaaatttaatcaaattctgaatttttcaaGTTAGGGTTTTTCGATTTGGCAACGAATCAAAGCTATAAATTAACTTGGAATTTTTCgtaaaacccagaaaaaaaaaaaatagaaaaaacagaaaacgcACTTGTGTCTCGATGATTCCTTGAACTACACACTCCATTGAATTGTTTTTCTTCAGTTCAAAGTACTTCTGCAAAAACCCAGTAAAGATTGATCGATCACAAATCCCCCCGATTAAAACCCGAGACAAGTGAATTCTGAGCAAAACCAAATCCGAAGGCGATATTCAATCAAATTAAACGAAATCTTACTGTGAAATCACACCATCGTCCTCGAGAGTACATCGCAgagttaaataaacaaaatggcctattagctcagttggttagagcgtcgTGCTAATAACGCGAAGGTCACAGGTTCGATCCCTGTATAGGCcacttttatgtttcttttttttcttaaaatctcaCTTTTAAACTGGCCATCACACTGGTTTTTGTTCTCGGTTATGGTTAACgtggtaaaatatagtatttttgttatctcaattaataattataaaaaaaaaaaaccggttTCGTAATGTGAAAAAGTAGTATCaactatcaagtatcaactaTTTAAATCACCAAACTTATTATAATCATTGTTCAACTATGTTCATTTATCCATCGTGAGGGAACATTCCTGAtgaaaaatttagataataaacATGTCAAAATGGCAATTCTTGGAAACATCTTGAACTCCCTCACAAGTGTGTTTGTGAACATAAGAAGGGACAATGCAATAGGATTACTCCCATGGACAAGAGATTTAATCTAATCCTAGGGACTTGGATGCAAGCTCAATGGTCTTAGATGCATGTTTggctttcttctccttctttgagAGGATGGAAGAAACTCAAACTTCTctacaaacaaaagagaagaacaaaacagTTAGATACagattgaattatatatatatatatatatttaaatgtggTATCCAAGCAGTGTCGTGCttacttaataaaaaatggGGCAATAGCCCTAGGCCACATccttgatatatttttttaggccacatttgacaaatatttttttatagatttatttagttaatttcAATGTTTAAGTGTTTTTAACTACAAATTTGAActttatcatcattatcattaatctttttgttatcatcttttataattcttagtatttgattcaaaaactctataaatttttatttt from Camelina sativa cultivar DH55 chromosome 7, Cs, whole genome shotgun sequence includes the following:
- the LOC104702775 gene encoding mediator of RNA polymerase II transcription subunit 18-like — protein: MYSRGRWCDFTKYFELKKNNSMECVVQGIIETQHVEALEILLQGLCGVQRERLRVHELCLKSGPSLGNVSSEVRLLCDLDQPEPTWTVKHVGGAMRGPGADQISVMVRAMVESKVSKNALRMFNALGYKLDHELLKVGFAFHFQRTANISVSVSSVNKMPKVHAIDEAVPVTPGMQIVDVTAPATPVNYSEVAAAVSSFCEFLAPLVHLSKPFISTGVVPTAAAAAASLMSDGGGTAL